Proteins encoded by one window of Elaeis guineensis isolate ETL-2024a chromosome 12, EG11, whole genome shotgun sequence:
- the LOC105054955 gene encoding general transcription and DNA repair factor IIH helicase/translocase subunit XPB1 isoform X2 produces MAGDGERGRPSKKLKTSSKAPQIVEDDDIGDYADDFDEDGREVDTKKRDFTKLELKPDHANRPLWACADGRIFLETFSTLYKQAYDFLIAIAEPVCRPESMHEYNLTPHSLYAAVSVGLETETIISVLNKLSKTKLPREMIDFIHASTANYGKVKLVLKKNRYFVESPIPEVLKTLLRDEVIARARITPENSQGGEAFTISKTAGEIEGGHEELLNGAELAAAAEEKETHSFEIDPSQVENVKQRCLPNALNFPMLEEYDFRNDTVNPDLNMELKPQAQPRPYQEKSLSKMFGNGRARSGIIVLPCGAGKSLVGVSAACRIKKSCLCLATNAVSVDQWAFQFKLWSTIRDDQISRFTSDNKEKFRGMAGVVVTTYNMVAFGGKRSEDSEKIIEEIRNREWGLLLMDEVHVVPAHMFRKVISITKSHCKLGLTATLVREDERITDLNFLIGPKLYEANWLDLVKGGFIANVQCAEVWCPMTKEFFAEYLKKENSKKKQALYVMNPNKFRACEFLIRFHEQQRGDKIIVFSDNLFALTAYAMKLRKPMIYGATSHQERTRILHAFKNSPDVNTIFLSKVGDNSIDIPEANVIIQISSHAGSRRQEAQRLGRILRAKGRLQDRMAGGKEEYNAFFYSLVSTDTQEMYYSTKRQQFLIDQGYSFKIITSLPPPDTGVDLSYHSLDEQLDLLSKVLTAGDDAVGLEQLEEDQDGMALQKHRRYATSMSTLSGASGMVYMEYNTGKHKQGGPGQVKSKPKDPSKRHYLFKKRFQS; encoded by the exons ATGGCCGGCGACG GAGAAAGGGGTCGGCCTAGCAAGAAGCTAAAGACCTCATCAAAG GCTCCCCAGATCGTCGAAGACGATGACATTGGGGATTATGCCGACGATTTCGATGAAGATGGCCGAGAAG TGGACACCAAGAAGAGAGATTTCACCAAGCTGGAGCTGAAGCCGGATCATGCCAACCGCCCCCTTTGGGCCTGCGCCGATGGCCGCATCTTTCTGGAGACGTTCTCTACTCTCTACAAACAAGCCTATGATTTCCTCATCGCCATTGCCGAGCCCGTTTGCAG GCCGGAATCGATGCATGAGTACAATTTAACGCCGCACTCTTTGTATGCTGCGGTCTCTGTTGGACTTGAGACGGAGACCATCATTAGTGTTCTTAATAAGTTGTCGAAGACGAAGTTGCCACGTGAGATGATTGATTTCATCCATGCTTCCACTGCCAATTATGGGAAAGTAAAGCTTGTGCTGAAGAAAAATCGGTATTTTGTGGAGTCACCTATTCCAGAG GTGCTAAAGACGTTGCTTAGAGATGAGGTTATTGCCCGGGCACGGATTACTCCTGAG AATTCTCAAGGTGGTGAAGCCTTTACAATTAGCAAAACTGCAGGGGAGATAGAAGGTGGCCATGAAGAGTTGCTGAATGGAGCAGAACTCGCTGCTGCAGCTGAAGAAAAGGAAACTCATTCTTTTGAAATAGACCCAAGTCAG GTTGAGAATGTCAAGCAACGCTGCTTACCAAATGCCTTGAATTTTCCAATGCTGGAGGAGTATGACTTTAGAAATGATACG gTGAATCCTGATTTGAATATGGAATTGAAACCTCAAGCGCAACCAAGACCATATCAAGAGAAAAGTCTGAGTAAGATGTTTGGAAATG GGCGGGCAAGGTCTGGCATCATTGTACTACCTTGTGGTGCTGGGAAGTCTCTAGTTGGTGTTTCTGCAGCTTGCAGGATAAAAAAAAGTTGCCTCTGCTTGGCTACCAATGCAGTTTCTGTGGATCAGTGGGCTTTCCAGTTCAAGCTTTGGTCCACCATAAGAGATGATCAGATCAGTCGCTTCACATCTGATAACAAGGAAAAGTTTCGTGGTATGGCTGGTGTAGTTGTGACCACTTATAACATGGTTGCTTTTGGAGGTAAACGATCTGAAGATTCTGAAAAAATCATTGAAGAAATACGGAATAGGGAATGGGGATTACTTCTCATGGATGAG GTGCATGTTGTTCCTGCACACATGTTTCGTAAGGTGATCAGTATCACGAAATCTCATTGCAAACTTGGGCTTACTG CAACACTTGTGAGAGAGGACGAGCGCATAACAGATTTGAATTTCCTTATCGGACCAAAACTGTATGAAGCAAACTGGTTGGATTTGGTAAAAGGAGGGTTTATTGCCAATGTTCAGTGTGCTGAAGTATGGTGTCCCATGACTAAGGAGTTCTTTGCAGAGTATTTGAAAAAAGAAAACTCAAAGAAGAAACAG GCGCTCTATGTGATGAATCCAAATAAATTCAGGGCTTGTGAATTTCTAATTCGCTTTCATGAGCAGCAGCGTGGTGATAAGATAATTGTCTTTTCTGATAACCTTTTTGCACTGACTGCATATGCAATGAAGCTCCGGAAACCTATGATATATGGTGCAACAAG CCACCAAGAGAGGACAAGAATTCTTCATGCATTCAAGAATAGCCCAGACGTCAATACAATCTTTTTATCTAAG GTTGGTGATAATTCAATTGATATTCCTGAAGCCAATGTAATAATACAGATATCATCTCATGCCGGGTCACGACGTCAAGAAGCTCAACGTTTGGGCCGTATTCTTAGGGCAAAG GGTCGACTTCAAGATAGGATGGCAGGCGGGAAAGAAGAGTACAATGCTTTTTTCTATTCCCTTGTATCCACAGATACACAG GAGATGTATTACTCAACTAAGAGACAGCAGTTTTTGATTGACCAAGGATATAGCTTTAAG ATTATCACCAGTTTGCCGCCACCTGATACTGGAGTTGATCTTAGCTATCACAGCCTCGATGAGCAACTTGACCTGCTGAGCAAA GTGCTGACTGCAGGGGATGATGCAGTGGGTCTAGAGCAGTTGGAAGAAGATCAAGATGGTATGGCCCTTCAGAAACATCGACGCTATGCAACATCAATGAGCACTCTCTCTGGAGCAAGTGGCATGGTGTACATGGAGTACAA CACGGGGAAGCACAAGCAAGGCGGGCCGGGTCAGGTCAAAAGCAAACCAAAGGATCCCTCAAAGAGACATTACTTGTTTAAAAAACGCTTCCAAAGTTAA
- the LOC105054955 gene encoding general transcription and DNA repair factor IIH helicase/translocase subunit XPB1 isoform X1, with amino-acid sequence MAGDGERGRPSKKLKTSSKAPQIVEDDDIGDYADDFDEDGREVVDTKKRDFTKLELKPDHANRPLWACADGRIFLETFSTLYKQAYDFLIAIAEPVCRPESMHEYNLTPHSLYAAVSVGLETETIISVLNKLSKTKLPREMIDFIHASTANYGKVKLVLKKNRYFVESPIPEVLKTLLRDEVIARARITPENSQGGEAFTISKTAGEIEGGHEELLNGAELAAAAEEKETHSFEIDPSQVENVKQRCLPNALNFPMLEEYDFRNDTVNPDLNMELKPQAQPRPYQEKSLSKMFGNGRARSGIIVLPCGAGKSLVGVSAACRIKKSCLCLATNAVSVDQWAFQFKLWSTIRDDQISRFTSDNKEKFRGMAGVVVTTYNMVAFGGKRSEDSEKIIEEIRNREWGLLLMDEVHVVPAHMFRKVISITKSHCKLGLTATLVREDERITDLNFLIGPKLYEANWLDLVKGGFIANVQCAEVWCPMTKEFFAEYLKKENSKKKQALYVMNPNKFRACEFLIRFHEQQRGDKIIVFSDNLFALTAYAMKLRKPMIYGATSHQERTRILHAFKNSPDVNTIFLSKVGDNSIDIPEANVIIQISSHAGSRRQEAQRLGRILRAKGRLQDRMAGGKEEYNAFFYSLVSTDTQEMYYSTKRQQFLIDQGYSFKIITSLPPPDTGVDLSYHSLDEQLDLLSKVLTAGDDAVGLEQLEEDQDGMALQKHRRYATSMSTLSGASGMVYMEYNTGKHKQGGPGQVKSKPKDPSKRHYLFKKRFQS; translated from the exons ATGGCCGGCGACG GAGAAAGGGGTCGGCCTAGCAAGAAGCTAAAGACCTCATCAAAG GCTCCCCAGATCGTCGAAGACGATGACATTGGGGATTATGCCGACGATTTCGATGAAGATGGCCGAGAAG TAGTGGACACCAAGAAGAGAGATTTCACCAAGCTGGAGCTGAAGCCGGATCATGCCAACCGCCCCCTTTGGGCCTGCGCCGATGGCCGCATCTTTCTGGAGACGTTCTCTACTCTCTACAAACAAGCCTATGATTTCCTCATCGCCATTGCCGAGCCCGTTTGCAG GCCGGAATCGATGCATGAGTACAATTTAACGCCGCACTCTTTGTATGCTGCGGTCTCTGTTGGACTTGAGACGGAGACCATCATTAGTGTTCTTAATAAGTTGTCGAAGACGAAGTTGCCACGTGAGATGATTGATTTCATCCATGCTTCCACTGCCAATTATGGGAAAGTAAAGCTTGTGCTGAAGAAAAATCGGTATTTTGTGGAGTCACCTATTCCAGAG GTGCTAAAGACGTTGCTTAGAGATGAGGTTATTGCCCGGGCACGGATTACTCCTGAG AATTCTCAAGGTGGTGAAGCCTTTACAATTAGCAAAACTGCAGGGGAGATAGAAGGTGGCCATGAAGAGTTGCTGAATGGAGCAGAACTCGCTGCTGCAGCTGAAGAAAAGGAAACTCATTCTTTTGAAATAGACCCAAGTCAG GTTGAGAATGTCAAGCAACGCTGCTTACCAAATGCCTTGAATTTTCCAATGCTGGAGGAGTATGACTTTAGAAATGATACG gTGAATCCTGATTTGAATATGGAATTGAAACCTCAAGCGCAACCAAGACCATATCAAGAGAAAAGTCTGAGTAAGATGTTTGGAAATG GGCGGGCAAGGTCTGGCATCATTGTACTACCTTGTGGTGCTGGGAAGTCTCTAGTTGGTGTTTCTGCAGCTTGCAGGATAAAAAAAAGTTGCCTCTGCTTGGCTACCAATGCAGTTTCTGTGGATCAGTGGGCTTTCCAGTTCAAGCTTTGGTCCACCATAAGAGATGATCAGATCAGTCGCTTCACATCTGATAACAAGGAAAAGTTTCGTGGTATGGCTGGTGTAGTTGTGACCACTTATAACATGGTTGCTTTTGGAGGTAAACGATCTGAAGATTCTGAAAAAATCATTGAAGAAATACGGAATAGGGAATGGGGATTACTTCTCATGGATGAG GTGCATGTTGTTCCTGCACACATGTTTCGTAAGGTGATCAGTATCACGAAATCTCATTGCAAACTTGGGCTTACTG CAACACTTGTGAGAGAGGACGAGCGCATAACAGATTTGAATTTCCTTATCGGACCAAAACTGTATGAAGCAAACTGGTTGGATTTGGTAAAAGGAGGGTTTATTGCCAATGTTCAGTGTGCTGAAGTATGGTGTCCCATGACTAAGGAGTTCTTTGCAGAGTATTTGAAAAAAGAAAACTCAAAGAAGAAACAG GCGCTCTATGTGATGAATCCAAATAAATTCAGGGCTTGTGAATTTCTAATTCGCTTTCATGAGCAGCAGCGTGGTGATAAGATAATTGTCTTTTCTGATAACCTTTTTGCACTGACTGCATATGCAATGAAGCTCCGGAAACCTATGATATATGGTGCAACAAG CCACCAAGAGAGGACAAGAATTCTTCATGCATTCAAGAATAGCCCAGACGTCAATACAATCTTTTTATCTAAG GTTGGTGATAATTCAATTGATATTCCTGAAGCCAATGTAATAATACAGATATCATCTCATGCCGGGTCACGACGTCAAGAAGCTCAACGTTTGGGCCGTATTCTTAGGGCAAAG GGTCGACTTCAAGATAGGATGGCAGGCGGGAAAGAAGAGTACAATGCTTTTTTCTATTCCCTTGTATCCACAGATACACAG GAGATGTATTACTCAACTAAGAGACAGCAGTTTTTGATTGACCAAGGATATAGCTTTAAG ATTATCACCAGTTTGCCGCCACCTGATACTGGAGTTGATCTTAGCTATCACAGCCTCGATGAGCAACTTGACCTGCTGAGCAAA GTGCTGACTGCAGGGGATGATGCAGTGGGTCTAGAGCAGTTGGAAGAAGATCAAGATGGTATGGCCCTTCAGAAACATCGACGCTATGCAACATCAATGAGCACTCTCTCTGGAGCAAGTGGCATGGTGTACATGGAGTACAA CACGGGGAAGCACAAGCAAGGCGGGCCGGGTCAGGTCAAAAGCAAACCAAAGGATCCCTCAAAGAGACATTACTTGTTTAAAAAACGCTTCCAAAGTTAA
- the LOC105054997 gene encoding LOW QUALITY PROTEIN: expansin-A7-like (The sequence of the model RefSeq protein was modified relative to this genomic sequence to represent the inferred CDS: deleted 1 base in 1 codon), whose translation MAFFSLSCKLRLLGVATVMAMTAARVGARFQPSSWSLAYATFYGDESASETMGGACGYGNLFNTGYGTDTAALSTTMFNDGYGCGTCYQIRCYGSPHCYRGSPLTTVTATNLCPPNWSQDSNNGGWCKPPRVHFDMSKPAFMQIADWKAGIVPIMYRRVPCIRDGGIRFQFQGNGYWLLVYVTNVGGGGDIASMWVKGCQTDWIGMSHNWGAAYQTFTSLGGQSLSFKITSCSTQEIIIAWNVAPSNWYMGMTYEANVNLH comes from the exons ATGGCCTTTTTCTCACTGTCATGCAAACTTAGACTCTTGGGCGTGGCAACGGTGATGGCGATGACAGCAGCTAGGGTTGGTGCCCGGTTTCAACCAAGCTCATGGTCACTGGCCTATGCAACCTTCTATGGCGATGAGAGTGCATCTGAAACTATGG GTGGAGCTTGTGGCTATGGAAATCTATTCAACACTGGCTATGGGACTGATACTGCAGCACTGAGCACCACAATGTTCAATGACGGATACGGCTGTGGAACCTGCTACCAGATACGTTGCTATGGATCTCCACATTGCTACCGAGGTTCCCCTCTCACCACCGTGACTGCCACAAACCTCTGCCCACCCAACTGGTCCCAGGACTCGAACAACGGCGGGTGGTGCAAACCCCCAAGGGTGCATTTCGACATGTCGAAGCCTGCCTTCATGCAGATTGCAGATTGGAAGGCCGGTATCGTGCCGATCATGTACCGCAG GGTGCCATGCATCAGGGATGGTGGAATCCGGTTCCAATTCCAAGGTAATGGGTATTGGTTGCTGGTGTATGTGACGAATGTGGGAGGTGGAGGAGACATTGCC AGCATGTGGGTAAAAGGATGTCAAACAGATTGGATCGGCATGAGCCACAACTGGGGTGCCGCTTACCAAACCTTTACTTCTTTGGGAGGCCAATCTCTTTCCTTTAAGATCACCTCTTGTTCCACACAGGAGATCATCATTGCTTGGAATGTTGCCCCTTCTAATTGGTACATGGGGATGACTTATGAGGCAAATGTAAACTTACATTGA